A single window of Desulfobotulus pelophilus DNA harbors:
- a CDS encoding GGDEF domain-containing protein, which translates to MDPECLAYFHDMIPLEMCILDENMTLVYANEALTKSTGIHDFSNRNIKSLIPENRVGTLQILLGKARRDNREIRYRAEGLIGGEDRELILRYHPETHTFYAVLLRESCKPSIENRDALTGLPARASFLERGEQLFHHAKRHQTGIAIVFMDLNGFKPINDTYGHKAGDVVLKLVAQRLQTTIRKTDALARYGGDEFVLALSDLKAGIHASLGVRRLMKAVSEPIDIGNRQVSVSGSFGISIYPQDATDLPTLIRYADEAMYQAKTRGLGYAFFSTPETSLPSS; encoded by the coding sequence ATGGATCCTGAATGTCTTGCCTATTTTCACGATATGATACCCCTTGAAATGTGTATCCTGGATGAAAATATGACCCTTGTTTATGCCAATGAGGCTTTGACAAAAAGTACGGGCATCCATGATTTCTCAAATAGAAATATCAAAAGCCTCATACCGGAGAATCGCGTGGGAACCCTTCAGATTCTTCTGGGCAAAGCCCGCCGGGATAATCGTGAGATCCGCTACAGAGCAGAAGGTCTGATTGGCGGTGAAGACCGTGAACTTATCCTTCGCTACCATCCCGAGACCCACACTTTTTATGCGGTTCTGCTGCGGGAGTCCTGTAAACCTTCCATAGAAAACAGGGATGCCCTGACAGGATTACCTGCCAGGGCATCTTTTCTTGAACGGGGCGAACAGCTTTTTCACCATGCAAAGCGGCATCAGACAGGGATTGCCATTGTATTTATGGACCTGAACGGTTTTAAGCCCATTAACGACACCTATGGTCATAAAGCTGGAGATGTTGTCCTGAAACTTGTGGCCCAGCGTCTTCAGACTACCATACGAAAAACCGATGCCCTTGCACGCTACGGTGGTGATGAATTTGTACTGGCCCTGTCCGATTTAAAGGCAGGAATTCATGCTTCACTGGGTGTACGCCGCCTTATGAAGGCCGTAAGTGAACCCATTGACATTGGAAACAGGCAGGTCAGCGTTTCCGGTAGTTTTGGAATATCCATATACCCACAGGATGCAACGGATTTACCGACACTGATTCGCTATGCAGATGAAGCCATGTACCAGGCCAAAACCCGGGGGCTTGGTTATGCTTTTTTTTCTACACCGGAAACTTCGCTGCCTTCCTCCTGA
- a CDS encoding protein phosphatase CheZ translates to MEEEILSRLAERLNADVSRTIKETLEKSVAIEVQKALSRAINDGEFYQSISTDIKEGLEDLVKEMRRLRRETSGGLCPEDAPGEAFNLTAIQLEDIHKRTESATLSVMDIVERQMDALEVQRTAQHDGNGTVATAFMDGLQEDLVHILTALSFQDLIGQKMHKVIIFIRKVEEIINRLYVSHNLMLQDKKAHPEKNSREIREEVQNKISQENIDALLSEHGID, encoded by the coding sequence ATGGAAGAAGAAATTCTCTCACGGCTGGCCGAACGCCTTAATGCAGATGTTTCCAGAACCATTAAGGAAACTCTTGAAAAGTCCGTTGCCATTGAAGTACAGAAAGCCCTTTCCCGGGCAATCAATGACGGGGAATTTTACCAGAGTATTTCCACGGATATCAAGGAAGGGCTGGAAGACCTTGTCAAGGAGATGCGGCGTCTGCGGAGAGAGACCTCAGGTGGGCTGTGCCCCGAAGATGCACCTGGAGAAGCCTTTAATCTGACGGCCATACAGCTGGAAGATATTCATAAGCGAACGGAAAGTGCTACTCTTTCTGTTATGGATATCGTTGAAAGACAGATGGATGCCCTGGAAGTTCAGCGTACAGCACAGCATGATGGCAACGGAACTGTGGCAACAGCCTTTATGGATGGGCTGCAGGAAGATCTGGTCCACATTCTCACAGCTTTGAGTTTTCAGGATCTGATTGGCCAGAAGATGCATAAGGTAATTATTTTTATCAGGAAGGTTGAAGAAATTATCAACCGTCTCTATGTATCTCATAATTTGATGCTGCAGGATAAAAAAGCTCACCCGGAAAAAAACAGCCGGGAAATCCGTGAGGAAGTACAGAACAAAATTTCCCAGGAAAACATTGATGCCCTGCTCTCCGAACATGGCATTGACTAA
- a CDS encoding electron transfer flavoprotein subunit alpha/FixB family protein — translation MRTVDIVLGRDDTAAHGKEMLGLAKQLAGDHEKIRILFPVGCNADIQEQLAPLSSELVFFTHTQVSAYSYEGILSMLWDFWAKETPGTVLMPDSGFWRSVAPALAFKLKGVYGAAIRDIRQDGKGTSFGRHAWSGRRMVWLRMEISPVVLTIPAGCFASASPMNDPASIRFFSPRPPAEKVSFEGEEAGGGAAVGLRDARIVLAAGRGIEKPATLDVVRQLGEWLPGSLIAGSRPVCDNGWIPYDRQIGETGADVAPELYMALGVSGASQHLSGMKRSGFVVVINREKTAPFFQHADIGIVEDLNLFLAVLLEQLDG, via the coding sequence ATGAGAACCGTAGATATAGTTCTGGGCAGGGATGATACCGCTGCCCATGGAAAAGAAATGCTGGGGCTGGCAAAGCAGCTTGCAGGAGATCATGAAAAAATCCGCATTCTTTTTCCTGTCGGCTGCAATGCAGATATACAGGAGCAACTGGCTCCCCTTAGCTCTGAACTGGTTTTTTTTACCCATACACAAGTCTCTGCTTATTCCTATGAAGGTATCCTGTCCATGCTGTGGGATTTCTGGGCAAAGGAGACTCCGGGAACCGTACTGATGCCCGATTCAGGATTCTGGAGGAGTGTGGCACCTGCTCTCGCCTTCAAACTGAAGGGAGTGTATGGAGCGGCCATACGGGATATCCGTCAGGACGGAAAAGGCACAAGTTTTGGACGTCATGCCTGGAGCGGACGTCGGATGGTATGGCTGCGCATGGAAATTTCACCCGTGGTACTTACGATCCCAGCGGGATGTTTTGCCTCCGCCAGCCCTATGAATGATCCGGCGAGCATCCGGTTTTTTTCTCCCCGTCCGCCAGCCGAAAAGGTTTCCTTTGAAGGAGAAGAAGCCGGGGGGGGGGCAGCCGTCGGCCTCAGGGATGCCCGCATTGTACTCGCAGCCGGAAGGGGAATAGAAAAGCCGGCTACCCTTGATGTCGTGAGACAGCTGGGGGAATGGCTTCCCGGAAGTTTGATTGCGGGAAGCAGGCCTGTCTGTGATAATGGCTGGATTCCCTACGACCGCCAGATAGGCGAAACGGGAGCGGATGTAGCTCCGGAACTGTACATGGCTCTTGGTGTTTCCGGTGCCTCCCAGCATCTTTCAGGTATGAAGAGATCCGGTTTTGTGGTCGTCATTAATAGGGAAAAAACGGCACCTTTTTTCCAGCATGCAGATATAGGTATAGTGGAAGATCTGAACCTTTTTCTGGCGGTGCTGCTGGAGCAGCTGGACGGATAA
- a CDS encoding electron transfer flavoprotein subunit beta/FixA family protein — translation MHIAVCVKATSDRLPDPGPESEIGKEDALRMSDWDSVAMEAGLRLRDARGSGKVTIITAGPESWNCVLQRGMGMGADAALRVHHFPSMTGPGETAGALAFAIGSIQPDLVICGAMGEEGMQAAIGPMLAAACDLPFAAMVVAVDCRTNGICVSSEGSGGRRLRYSLPFPCLVTVQTGLYTPRYPKLSLMLKADQSVIPVMTPSMNEYPSASLQEISLPSPSRSVHFLTGDTRAKAASLKAILKERGWLAVSPARGDQ, via the coding sequence ATGCACATTGCCGTTTGTGTGAAGGCTACTTCAGACCGACTGCCGGATCCGGGGCCTGAATCAGAGATAGGGAAAGAGGATGCTCTGCGCATGAGCGACTGGGACAGTGTAGCCATGGAGGCAGGACTCCGGCTCAGGGATGCCCGCGGATCAGGAAAAGTGACCATAATCACAGCAGGCCCTGAATCATGGAATTGTGTTCTCCAACGAGGAATGGGAATGGGTGCGGATGCAGCCCTGCGTGTTCATCATTTTCCCTCCATGACAGGACCCGGTGAAACTGCCGGAGCACTGGCCTTTGCCATAGGATCCATTCAGCCGGATCTTGTAATTTGTGGAGCTATGGGAGAGGAGGGCATGCAGGCGGCGATTGGCCCCATGCTGGCGGCTGCATGCGATCTGCCTTTTGCTGCCATGGTCGTTGCCGTTGACTGCAGAACAAACGGAATCTGTGTTTCATCCGAAGGGTCCGGAGGCAGACGACTGCGCTATTCCCTTCCATTCCCCTGTCTGGTTACGGTACAAACAGGATTGTATACGCCCAGATATCCGAAACTGTCCTTAATGCTGAAAGCGGATCAATCTGTTATCCCTGTGATGACTCCTTCCATGAACGAATATCCTTCGGCCTCTCTGCAGGAAATATCCCTTCCGTCTCCCAGCCGTTCAGTCCATTTTCTTACCGGAGATACACGGGCTAAGGCTGCGTCATTGAAGGCCATTCTGAAAGAACGGGGATGGTTGGCTGTCTCCCCGGCACGAGGGGATCAATGA
- a CDS encoding flagellar brake protein — MTEDKTAAGPGFVHSVPTGASLTLKIEGIDIPLRIQSQVVGMIQDEYILITHPTPFATTKPKLFEGNRIIAQYQDKDFVYVFGVKILAFLVKPIRIVVLEYPDKILTRRIKTETGTAEG, encoded by the coding sequence ATGACAGAAGATAAAACAGCGGCAGGGCCTGGCTTTGTGCACTCCGTTCCCACGGGTGCCTCTCTTACACTGAAGATCGAAGGGATCGATATCCCCCTCCGTATTCAGAGTCAGGTGGTCGGGATGATACAAGATGAATATATTCTCATTACGCACCCAACTCCCTTTGCCACAACCAAGCCCAAGCTGTTTGAAGGAAACCGCATTATCGCCCAGTATCAGGACAAGGATTTTGTCTATGTTTTTGGCGTTAAAATTTTGGCATTTCTGGTGAAACCCATACGAATTGTTGTACTGGAATATCCGGATAAAATTCTGACGCGCAGAATCAAAACAGAAACAGGCACAGCGGAGGGCTAA